In a single window of the Terriglobus roseus genome:
- a CDS encoding sugar transferase, whose product MEALQHAASKPGHEEHSTFPAYRGEERHAVSAWTSSKAKRCFDFLAALVGLILLSPLLLVAALAIVCTSEGDALFTQERVGRGEQTFTIYKFRTMCEGAEFCGPSVTCEGDPRITTVGRWLRSIKLDELPQLYNVVRGDMSFVGPRPKLVSHECGPLPCRPGITGAATLLFTREEELLVKIPADLVERFTVMVLNPVKAKLDARYAEHASFSSDLGLISATIFRLQWDKRMADLSDLVEAHPEDLVKRAIAMPAPKSDPFSHAETIAVNQVA is encoded by the coding sequence ATGGAAGCTCTGCAACATGCCGCATCAAAACCAGGGCACGAGGAGCATTCCACTTTCCCCGCATATCGCGGCGAGGAACGTCATGCGGTATCCGCCTGGACAAGCAGTAAAGCCAAGCGATGCTTCGACTTCCTGGCGGCCCTGGTAGGCCTGATCCTCCTGTCTCCCCTGCTCCTGGTCGCTGCGCTGGCAATCGTCTGCACGTCCGAAGGAGACGCCCTGTTTACCCAGGAGCGTGTCGGGCGAGGCGAACAGACCTTCACTATCTATAAGTTCCGCACCATGTGCGAGGGCGCGGAGTTCTGCGGACCGTCCGTTACCTGCGAGGGCGACCCACGCATCACAACCGTCGGCCGCTGGCTGCGCTCGATCAAACTGGACGAGCTGCCACAGCTCTACAACGTCGTCCGCGGCGACATGAGCTTTGTAGGACCGCGGCCCAAACTGGTTAGCCATGAGTGCGGACCGCTGCCCTGCCGCCCCGGCATCACGGGCGCCGCGACCCTCCTGTTCACCCGTGAGGAAGAGCTGCTGGTGAAGATCCCCGCCGACCTGGTGGAGCGCTTTACTGTGATGGTGCTGAACCCGGTCAAAGCGAAATTGGACGCCCGGTACGCAGAACATGCAAGCTTCAGTTCCGATTTGGGACTGATCTCCGCGACCATCTTCCGACTGCAGTGGGATAAGCGTATGGCCGACCTGTCAGACCTGGTCGAGGCCCATCCGGAAGACCTTGTGAAGCGCGCGATTGCCATGCCGGCTCCCAAGTCCGACCCCTTTTCCCATGCGGAAACGATCGCCGTCAACCAAGTAGCTTAG
- a CDS encoding rhamnulokinase, which produces MTPTDTRALVAIDLGAESCRVSLLRWLPTGPHCTLVYRFLNNAAETENGLRWPIVSIEAGLTEGLHKCAEIATEGIRSIAVDGWAVDYARLDESGKAIEDPYCYRDVRNITSEERVHEIIPAAQMRVLTAIGIMRINTLYQLYADKLAGRPQAPWLNLPEYILERLGGRRVSEYTNATHTQLIDMHTGTWATGIFERLELDPEMAAPLVLPGSIVGKVTGELAKLPAFADTQLVAPCCHDTASAIAGIPDAADDWAYISSGTWSLVGTLLTEAINTQPAREENLTNFGGAGGRILFHKNVNGMWLLRGCLDVWRAAGKDWSFEELLPLADAQHTPHHLLDVDDPDLLLPGDMPNRINRQLLERGFGELSTKPEDAPAMTALILHSLAARYAQVLGAIADITGKRLKKLYIVGGGSRNEVLNRLTAKATGLEVVCGATESSTLGNFAVQMAAVESSADAETIAEWAGALRSAF; this is translated from the coding sequence TTGACACCGACTGACACACGCGCGCTGGTAGCCATCGATCTGGGTGCGGAGAGCTGCCGCGTCTCGCTGCTGCGCTGGTTGCCCACTGGCCCGCATTGCACGCTGGTGTATCGCTTTCTGAACAACGCCGCGGAGACAGAGAATGGTCTTCGCTGGCCCATCGTCAGCATCGAAGCCGGCCTGACGGAAGGTCTGCACAAGTGTGCGGAGATTGCGACCGAGGGCATTCGCTCCATCGCCGTGGATGGCTGGGCTGTCGATTACGCTCGCCTGGACGAGAGCGGCAAGGCTATTGAAGATCCGTACTGCTATCGCGATGTGCGCAACATCACCAGCGAAGAGCGTGTGCACGAGATCATCCCTGCCGCGCAGATGCGCGTACTGACCGCCATCGGCATCATGCGGATCAACACGCTCTACCAGCTCTATGCGGACAAGCTCGCAGGACGGCCGCAGGCGCCTTGGCTGAATCTGCCGGAATACATCCTGGAACGCCTCGGCGGTCGCCGCGTCAGTGAGTATACGAACGCCACGCACACGCAGCTGATCGATATGCATACGGGAACGTGGGCGACAGGCATCTTCGAGCGGCTGGAGCTTGATCCTGAAATGGCCGCGCCGCTGGTGCTGCCGGGTTCCATTGTTGGTAAGGTAACGGGCGAGCTTGCGAAGCTGCCGGCCTTCGCAGATACGCAACTTGTTGCGCCGTGCTGCCATGACACGGCATCAGCCATCGCTGGTATTCCCGACGCTGCGGACGACTGGGCTTATATCAGCAGCGGTACGTGGTCGCTGGTGGGTACGTTGCTGACGGAAGCGATCAACACGCAGCCGGCGCGCGAAGAGAACCTGACGAACTTTGGCGGCGCGGGCGGCCGCATCCTCTTCCACAAGAACGTCAACGGCATGTGGCTGCTGCGCGGCTGCCTGGATGTGTGGCGAGCGGCGGGCAAGGATTGGAGCTTCGAAGAGCTGTTGCCGCTGGCCGATGCGCAGCATACGCCCCATCATCTGCTCGATGTGGATGACCCGGATCTTCTGCTGCCGGGCGACATGCCCAATCGCATCAACCGCCAGTTGCTGGAGCGTGGCTTCGGAGAGCTCTCAACAAAGCCGGAAGATGCTCCCGCGATGACCGCGTTGATCCTTCACAGCCTGGCCGCGCGTTATGCTCAGGTGCTGGGTGCGATTGCGGATATCACGGGAAAGCGGCTCAAGAAGCTGTACATCGTGGGTGGCGGCAGCCGCAACGAGGTCTTGAACCGGCTGACTGCAAAGGCCACCGGACTTGAAGTGGTGTGCGGTGCGACGGAGTCATCGACGCTCGGCAACTTCGCCGTGCAGATGGCGGCGGTGGAGAGCAGCGCCGATGCCGAGACGATTGCGGAGTGGGCCGGAGCGCTGCGCTCGGCATTCTAG
- a CDS encoding bifunctional rhamnulose-1-phosphate aldolase/short-chain dehydrogenase, whose translation MASTAKLKFLEDRWDDAVASKLDAPELLRYRSNLLGSDLRLTNFGGGNTSSKLDEIDPLTGETVKVLWVKGSGGDLGSIKRSGFATLYLDKVLSLTKRYRGVENEDEMVAMYPLCTFNNNPTAASIDTPLHGYLPFPHVDHLHPDWGIALAASANGLEKMEQFNKEFGHKIVWVPWQRPGFELGMMLQRAVAANPGCDGIVLGGHGLFTWGETQRESYLNTVTIIDQIGQFIEAHNLKKALPAFGGVKHTNHAERETLAAQLMPVIRGGVSQKQRLIGTFSDHEDVLEFVNSQYAKKLAHLGTSCPDHFIRTKIRPMYVEWDPKTDVSALKAAITSSLKTYREEYATYYGNHALPASPKMRDANPTVVLIPGVGMFSFGKNKAESRITGEFYTNAIHVMNGAGQLGEGTCPAELPQAGPAAPTSAFATEENYVALPPSEAFRIEYWALEEAKIQRQPPEKELSRRIVMVVGGASGIGRETVLLAAHRGAHIVVADLNQAAIDGVVAEAQAIGGKECAVGTSIDIRSREKIKAALDKCVAAFGGLDILINTAAIFPTSPTGEISDAQWGTTLEINVTANWLLSDEANKIFAAQALPGSSIVLTSSANAVVPKKGTEVYDISKAALSHLVRELAITFSPDVRVNGISPATVVKGSTMFPRDRVKASLSKYNLAFEESETDDELRNKLAHFYAKRTLTHIPIDPKDNAEAILFIGGPKAPVTSGHLIPVDGGLPEAYLR comes from the coding sequence GCGATCTGGGTTCTATCAAGCGCAGTGGTTTTGCGACGCTGTACCTCGACAAGGTGCTGTCGCTGACCAAGCGTTACCGCGGTGTTGAGAACGAAGACGAGATGGTCGCCATGTACCCTCTCTGCACGTTCAACAACAACCCGACGGCTGCCTCGATCGACACGCCGCTGCACGGCTACCTGCCCTTCCCTCACGTCGACCACCTCCACCCGGACTGGGGCATTGCTTTGGCTGCCTCGGCCAATGGCCTGGAGAAGATGGAGCAATTCAACAAGGAGTTCGGACACAAGATTGTCTGGGTTCCGTGGCAGCGTCCCGGTTTTGAGCTCGGCATGATGTTGCAGCGCGCAGTGGCAGCGAACCCCGGTTGCGATGGCATCGTCCTCGGCGGCCACGGCCTCTTCACGTGGGGCGAGACGCAGCGCGAGAGCTACCTGAACACCGTCACCATCATCGACCAGATCGGTCAATTCATTGAAGCGCACAACCTGAAGAAGGCTCTGCCTGCCTTCGGTGGTGTGAAACATACGAACCACGCGGAGCGCGAGACGCTGGCAGCACAACTGATGCCCGTTATTCGCGGCGGCGTGTCGCAGAAGCAGCGCCTGATAGGCACCTTCAGCGATCACGAGGACGTGCTCGAGTTCGTGAACTCCCAGTATGCGAAGAAGCTGGCGCACCTGGGCACCAGCTGCCCGGATCATTTCATCCGTACCAAGATTCGCCCCATGTATGTCGAGTGGGATCCGAAGACCGATGTCTCAGCGCTGAAGGCGGCGATCACGTCCTCGCTCAAAACCTATCGCGAGGAGTACGCGACCTACTACGGCAACCACGCACTACCGGCTTCGCCGAAGATGCGCGATGCAAACCCGACCGTCGTTCTAATCCCCGGCGTCGGCATGTTCTCGTTCGGCAAGAACAAGGCAGAGAGCCGCATCACGGGCGAGTTCTACACGAACGCGATCCACGTGATGAATGGCGCCGGCCAGCTCGGCGAAGGCACCTGCCCGGCAGAGCTGCCGCAGGCTGGTCCCGCTGCTCCGACCTCAGCATTCGCGACAGAAGAGAACTACGTTGCATTGCCGCCATCCGAAGCATTCCGCATTGAGTACTGGGCTCTTGAAGAGGCCAAGATTCAGCGTCAGCCGCCTGAGAAGGAGCTGAGCCGCCGCATCGTCATGGTCGTCGGTGGAGCCTCTGGCATCGGTCGTGAGACCGTCCTGCTGGCTGCCCACCGCGGCGCGCACATCGTGGTCGCCGATCTCAACCAGGCCGCGATCGATGGTGTTGTCGCCGAGGCGCAGGCGATCGGTGGCAAGGAGTGCGCGGTCGGCACTTCCATCGACATCCGTAGCCGCGAGAAGATCAAGGCTGCTCTTGATAAGTGTGTTGCGGCCTTTGGTGGTCTCGACATCCTGATCAACACGGCTGCCATCTTCCCGACGTCGCCAACCGGCGAGATCAGCGACGCACAGTGGGGCACCACGCTTGAGATCAACGTGACGGCCAACTGGCTCCTGAGCGATGAAGCGAACAAGATCTTCGCCGCTCAGGCGTTGCCTGGTTCGTCCATTGTGCTGACGAGTTCTGCGAACGCCGTTGTGCCCAAGAAGGGCACCGAGGTATACGACATCTCGAAGGCGGCGCTCAGCCACCTGGTGCGCGAACTTGCCATCACCTTCTCGCCCGATGTGCGTGTCAACGGCATCAGCCCGGCGACCGTGGTCAAGGGTTCGACGATGTTCCCGCGCGACCGCGTGAAGGCTTCGCTGAGCAAGTACAACCTGGCATTCGAAGAGAGCGAGACGGACGACGAGCTGCGCAACAAGCTGGCGCACTTCTACGCGAAGCGCACGCTGACGCACATTCCCATCGATCCGAAAGACAACGCGGAGGCCATCCTGTTTATCGGTGGACCGAAGGCGCCGGTCACCAGCGGCCATCTGATCCCGGTGGACGGTGGTTTGCCCGAGGCGTATCTCCGGTAG
- a CDS encoding HAD family hydrolase, with the protein MNLPPLPEGFRGLIFDCDGTLVETLPAHVQALKDALEPFGLRPTIEWARSKYGQTPATVLLALDNEVGRIPVPHREVLRTWAMNYGRNLHLLEQITPVCDIARQWRGRVPMAVASNGQRSNVEATLHAVGLLSLFDAVAAIEDVKEGKPAPDLFLAAARKIGVSPEDCVVFEDSEEGMEAAARAGMRAVRVPMYVPGEPGQAD; encoded by the coding sequence ATGAATCTTCCTCCGCTGCCCGAAGGCTTTCGCGGTCTGATTTTCGATTGCGATGGCACGCTGGTGGAGACGCTGCCAGCTCACGTGCAGGCTCTGAAGGACGCGCTGGAGCCCTTCGGCCTGCGGCCGACCATTGAGTGGGCTCGATCAAAGTACGGGCAGACGCCGGCTACCGTGCTGCTTGCGCTGGACAATGAAGTGGGCAGGATCCCGGTGCCGCATCGCGAAGTCCTTCGGACCTGGGCGATGAACTACGGGCGAAATCTGCACCTGCTGGAGCAGATCACGCCCGTATGCGATATCGCACGGCAGTGGCGTGGCCGAGTGCCCATGGCGGTGGCTTCTAATGGTCAGCGCAGCAATGTCGAAGCGACGCTGCATGCCGTCGGTCTTCTGTCTCTGTTCGACGCGGTGGCGGCCATTGAGGACGTGAAGGAGGGCAAGCCTGCTCCAGACCTCTTCCTCGCTGCCGCGCGCAAGATCGGTGTTAGTCCGGAGGACTGCGTCGTCTTTGAGGATTCTGAAGAGGGGATGGAGGCTGCGGCCCGGGCGGGTATGCGTGCCGTGCGAGTCCCGATGTACGTCCCGGGCGAGCCTGGACAGGCGGACTAA
- a CDS encoding 3-keto-disaccharide hydrolase — MIRNPRKMIFAAAMAAATTLATSAQQPTPTGAPRTGGGGFGFTHPAMVDWNDHTGWTPIFDGKTLNGWNYIPDHWKVEDGAIVGYSSDADPAGTTNIIWRGGTPANFRIRFEFKLEGAAANGGFQYRGRNEPLPARTMDPARLAAMTPEMKERMAKAQELNRKNEKWAMVGYQADFDAANRYTGQLYDAGSTRGIVAWRGDAVEAGDGKVTKLASLGDSEAMKSFIKPLGEWNQMEVIADGNVMTHLLNGHVMSVTVDTDPRRFAAKGVIAFELEGTGDVKISHRNIYLKALP; from the coding sequence ATGATCCGCAACCCACGCAAGATGATCTTCGCTGCAGCGATGGCTGCGGCAACAACACTCGCAACGTCCGCGCAGCAACCGACGCCCACAGGTGCCCCTCGCACGGGCGGCGGGGGCTTCGGCTTCACCCATCCGGCAATGGTGGACTGGAACGACCACACAGGCTGGACGCCGATCTTCGATGGCAAGACACTCAACGGATGGAACTACATTCCGGACCACTGGAAGGTTGAAGACGGCGCGATCGTCGGTTACTCCAGCGATGCCGATCCGGCAGGCACGACGAACATCATCTGGCGCGGCGGTACGCCCGCGAACTTCCGCATCCGCTTCGAGTTCAAGCTGGAGGGCGCAGCAGCTAACGGCGGCTTCCAGTACCGCGGCAGGAACGAGCCGCTGCCCGCGCGCACCATGGATCCCGCTCGCCTGGCAGCCATGACGCCTGAGATGAAGGAGCGTATGGCCAAAGCGCAGGAGTTGAACAGGAAGAATGAGAAGTGGGCCATGGTGGGCTATCAAGCCGACTTCGATGCGGCCAATCGCTATACCGGTCAGCTCTACGATGCAGGCAGCACCCGCGGCATCGTGGCATGGCGCGGCGATGCGGTGGAAGCAGGCGACGGCAAAGTCACGAAGCTGGCCAGCCTGGGCGACTCTGAAGCGATGAAGTCCTTCATCAAGCCACTCGGCGAATGGAACCAGATGGAAGTCATCGCTGATGGCAACGTGATGACGCACCTCCTCAACGGCCACGTCATGTCCGTCACGGTCGACACAGACCCGAGGCGTTTTGCCGCGAAGGGTGTCATTGCCTTTGAGCTTGAGGGAACCGGCGATGTGAAGATCAGCCACCGCAACATCTACCTGAAGGCGCTCCCGTAA
- a CDS encoding 3-keto-disaccharide hydrolase, which translates to MFRKNRITFALSAALLATSAAAVAQAPPAAAAPNPLQAGFQRIGTPPPMNNFADNTGFTPLFDGTLKGWSYDANLWNIADGSIHLTATCEKPTGTVYAVSTAGEFGDFVLKYEMKGTGNINGGMQFRSYVTSDSNVTGGPKMVPAPRPAMPPRPPSAAGAAATPRPPRPAACASPGTAPSKESQAKWDMAGPQADFDEANHYSGMFYEQSGRAVIATPGYSMYADATGSWALAQIADKATHDSWFHKDDWNQFVVVAIGHSVSIYMNNHLVTQIVDTDPKYFRSAGKIGVESESLGDLWVRNISIKKL; encoded by the coding sequence ATGTTCCGCAAGAACCGCATCACCTTCGCACTCTCCGCTGCCCTGCTCGCGACCTCTGCCGCCGCAGTGGCACAGGCGCCGCCCGCCGCGGCCGCTCCCAACCCGTTGCAGGCTGGCTTCCAGCGCATTGGCACGCCGCCGCCAATGAACAATTTCGCGGACAACACTGGCTTCACACCGCTCTTCGACGGCACGTTGAAGGGTTGGAGCTACGACGCAAATCTATGGAACATTGCGGATGGCTCCATTCACCTCACCGCGACGTGCGAGAAGCCTACGGGCACCGTCTATGCCGTATCGACCGCCGGTGAGTTCGGCGACTTCGTTCTGAAGTATGAGATGAAGGGCACCGGCAACATCAACGGCGGCATGCAGTTTCGCAGCTACGTTACATCGGACTCCAATGTGACGGGCGGCCCCAAGATGGTGCCGGCACCGCGTCCTGCGATGCCTCCCCGGCCGCCATCTGCAGCAGGAGCCGCGGCAACACCGCGTCCGCCGCGCCCCGCAGCATGCGCCAGTCCCGGCACAGCCCCAAGCAAGGAATCCCAGGCCAAGTGGGACATGGCCGGCCCGCAGGCTGACTTCGACGAGGCGAATCACTACAGCGGCATGTTTTATGAGCAGAGCGGTCGCGCCGTCATTGCAACACCGGGCTACAGCATGTACGCCGACGCAACGGGGAGCTGGGCCCTGGCGCAGATCGCGGACAAGGCAACACATGACTCCTGGTTCCACAAGGATGACTGGAACCAGTTCGTCGTCGTCGCCATCGGTCACTCGGTATCGATCTACATGAACAATCACCTTGTCACCCAGATCGTCGATACTGACCCGAAGTACTTCCGCAGCGCCGGCAAGATCGGCGTTGAGTCCGAGTCACTCGGCGATCTGTGGGTTCGCAACATCTCGATCAAGAAGCTGTAG
- a CDS encoding Gfo/Idh/MocA family protein, whose amino-acid sequence MSKKELNIGLVGYGFMGRTHSNAFRQAPQFFELPYKPVMKAVSARNADKAQKFADNWGWETVETDWKKLIERDDIDLIDIASPNDTHAEIAIAAAKAGKMVMCEKPLGRTAEEAKKMVDAVEDAGVANMVWYNYRRVPAVTMLKDLIDEGRFGRIFHYRSQFLQDWTISTELPVGGEGLWRLDAAISGSGVTGDLLAHNIDMALWLNGPIVEVSAATETFIKERKDTATGEKKTITIDDASAFIGRFENGSLALFEATRYARGHKALFTLEINGEKASASWDLHDLHHLQYFDYKTEGKLRGWTDIHMTDGDHPYMKNWWVPGLQIGYEHTFIHQVADFLTGLGTGTPAAPSFRDGLATEYVTDAVLKSAQTKKWEPVATA is encoded by the coding sequence GTGTCCAAGAAAGAACTCAACATCGGCCTGGTTGGTTACGGCTTTATGGGCCGCACCCACTCCAACGCCTTCCGCCAGGCGCCGCAATTCTTTGAGCTGCCCTACAAGCCCGTCATGAAAGCCGTCTCCGCGCGCAACGCGGACAAGGCGCAGAAGTTCGCGGACAACTGGGGATGGGAGACCGTCGAGACCGATTGGAAGAAGCTGATCGAGCGCGACGACATCGACCTGATCGACATTGCCAGCCCCAATGACACGCACGCCGAGATTGCCATCGCCGCTGCGAAGGCCGGCAAGATGGTCATGTGCGAAAAGCCACTGGGCCGCACCGCCGAAGAAGCGAAGAAGATGGTCGACGCCGTGGAAGACGCCGGTGTGGCCAACATGGTCTGGTACAACTACCGCCGCGTGCCCGCGGTCACCATGCTGAAGGACCTGATCGACGAAGGTCGCTTCGGCCGCATCTTCCACTACCGTTCCCAGTTCCTGCAGGACTGGACCATCTCGACCGAGCTGCCCGTGGGCGGTGAAGGCCTGTGGCGTCTTGATGCTGCGATATCGGGTTCGGGAGTAACGGGTGATCTGCTGGCGCACAACATCGACATGGCGCTATGGCTCAACGGTCCCATTGTCGAAGTCAGCGCGGCGACTGAGACTTTTATCAAGGAGCGCAAGGACACCGCGACCGGCGAGAAGAAGACCATCACCATCGACGATGCCAGCGCCTTCATTGGCCGGTTTGAGAATGGCTCGCTCGCACTCTTTGAAGCGACGCGTTACGCCCGTGGACACAAGGCTCTCTTCACGCTGGAGATCAACGGCGAGAAGGCCTCCGCATCCTGGGATCTGCATGACCTGCATCACCTGCAGTACTTCGACTACAAGACCGAAGGCAAGCTGCGCGGGTGGACTGACATCCACATGACCGACGGCGACCACCCCTACATGAAGAACTGGTGGGTGCCCGGCCTGCAGATCGGCTACGAGCACACCTTCATTCACCAGGTAGCCGACTTCCTTACGGGTCTCGGCACCGGCACACCCGCGGCACCCAGCTTCCGCGACGGACTCGCAACGGAGTATGTCACCGACGCCGTGCTGAAGTCGGCACAGACGAAGAAGTGGGAACCGGTCGCAACGGCATAG
- a CDS encoding sugar phosphate isomerase/epimerase family protein, translating into MATTHTKPRLHNAMWPGIVGKGPDTPEPFIDLDTMLDLTAAAEVDGVKFDGVDLFMSAPHTSIDSTDDDLKVLAEKLAARNLVCGSFVAPVWAPLGGGSAMGGEMEVRRFLEQVRKASVIGRKMTALGVRPSGVIRIDSAVGPDEWYKDPKAGTAKIAKTFREAGEIAAGEGQRLAAEGEICWAGMHGWDHMVHLLEAVNMPNVVGFQADMAHTMLYTLGYNSPESRLAKETDKAQIFEALKKVTNALRPWTFDFHVAQNDGTVKGQGSHDKTGRHCAADDPNGLMNIVEVAGLWMRDEKGEPTRKFEHICWDGCMFSNETMTSPQTWNKILATMIEVRNAHGWN; encoded by the coding sequence ATGGCAACCACACACACCAAGCCCCGCCTTCACAATGCGATGTGGCCGGGCATCGTCGGCAAAGGTCCGGACACGCCCGAGCCATTCATCGATCTCGACACCATGCTCGACCTGACCGCTGCCGCGGAAGTCGATGGCGTGAAGTTCGATGGCGTCGATCTCTTCATGTCCGCGCCGCACACCTCGATTGACTCCACCGACGACGACCTGAAGGTGCTCGCCGAAAAGCTCGCAGCACGCAACCTCGTCTGCGGCTCGTTCGTTGCACCGGTGTGGGCGCCCCTCGGCGGTGGCTCTGCCATGGGCGGCGAGATGGAAGTCCGCAGATTTCTGGAGCAGGTGCGCAAGGCCTCGGTCATCGGCCGCAAGATGACCGCGCTTGGCGTGCGTCCGTCTGGTGTCATTCGTATCGACTCGGCAGTCGGTCCGGACGAATGGTACAAAGACCCCAAGGCAGGCACGGCAAAGATCGCGAAGACCTTCCGCGAAGCTGGCGAGATCGCCGCCGGTGAAGGTCAGCGACTAGCCGCAGAGGGAGAAATCTGTTGGGCCGGCATGCATGGCTGGGACCACATGGTTCACCTGCTGGAAGCAGTGAATATGCCGAACGTTGTTGGCTTCCAGGCGGACATGGCACACACCATGCTCTACACACTCGGCTATAACTCGCCCGAGAGCCGCCTTGCAAAAGAGACGGACAAGGCCCAGATCTTCGAAGCACTCAAGAAGGTGACAAACGCTCTGCGTCCGTGGACCTTCGACTTCCATGTTGCGCAGAATGATGGCACCGTGAAGGGCCAGGGCTCACACGATAAGACGGGTCGCCACTGCGCTGCGGACGATCCCAACGGACTGATGAACATTGTGGAAGTCGCCGGCCTGTGGATGCGCGACGAGAAGGGTGAACCCACCCGCAAGTTCGAGCACATCTGCTGGGACGGCTGCATGTTCAGCAATGAGACCATGACCAGCCCGCAGACGTGGAACAAGATCCTCGCAACCATGATCGAAGTCCGCAACGCGCACGGCTGGAATTAA
- a CDS encoding helix-hairpin-helix domain-containing protein — MRHAKQLLASLTIGLPMLVWGVSAGSAVAAAAPAAYAQDAHPELPPGPGRDVTLATCTKCHAISNVTGQHKDRDGWTATITKMVGYGATGTDDDFGLILDYVTKNFGLDSPPAAPAAGAADAHAKIVVNKETAAQLTTDLGLTDDEAKAVVSYREKNGDYKTIDDLKKVPNVDAKKFDAKKDDLLFS; from the coding sequence ATGAGACACGCAAAACAGCTTCTGGCTTCTCTTACGATTGGTCTCCCCATGCTGGTCTGGGGTGTTTCGGCAGGTAGCGCGGTCGCCGCAGCTGCTCCCGCAGCCTATGCGCAGGATGCGCACCCGGAGCTGCCGCCCGGCCCTGGCCGCGACGTCACGCTGGCCACCTGCACCAAGTGCCACGCCATCAGCAATGTCACCGGCCAGCACAAGGATCGCGACGGATGGACCGCCACGATCACGAAGATGGTCGGCTATGGCGCGACGGGTACCGATGACGATTTCGGCCTGATCCTGGACTATGTGACGAAGAACTTCGGCCTCGATTCGCCGCCGGCTGCACCGGCTGCCGGCGCTGCGGATGCGCACGCGAAGATCGTCGTCAACAAGGAGACTGCCGCGCAGCTCACTACCGATCTGGGCCTGACCGACGACGAGGCAAAGGCCGTGGTGAGCTATCGCGAAAAGAACGGCGACTACAAGACCATCGACGACCTGAAGAAGGTGCCGAATGTCGATGCGAAGAAGTTCGACGCGAAGAAGGACGATCTGCTCTTCTCGTAG
- a CDS encoding LacI family DNA-binding transcriptional regulator — protein sequence MAPTQKELAKLAGVSAGTVSNVVNGVPGVSDAARQKVLTAIRTLNYQPNLIARSLRTNRTQTLGIVVPDITVPFFPKIIRGAESAAREAGYYLMVLDSENDQSREAAMLELLRSQRSEGTLLVAAGGHGWTKESAASVTAQAPLVCLDRLPEGLAVDSVCVDDPRAAAMAVSHLVERGHREIAVVTGPLTLRNEQARLRGYRTAMQHHGLQVRERLVWQAGFQPAEIARVCQEGMLGGRDRPTAVFATNGVTGLHMLKSLYALGLETPRDVAVVCFDELNGEEFFRPGITTVVQPAFEIGSRAVQVLLRRIRGKSDAAPLETVRLPATLVVRESSSEPVSAGSHTARPRAKKRT from the coding sequence ATGGCACCAACCCAGAAAGAACTCGCGAAACTCGCCGGCGTCTCTGCGGGTACGGTGTCGAATGTTGTGAACGGCGTACCGGGCGTGAGCGATGCCGCGCGGCAGAAGGTGCTGACGGCAATCCGCACCTTGAACTATCAGCCGAACCTGATCGCACGCAGCCTTCGCACGAATCGCACGCAGACACTGGGCATTGTCGTGCCGGACATCACCGTTCCGTTCTTCCCCAAGATCATTCGCGGTGCGGAGTCGGCGGCACGTGAGGCCGGCTACTACCTGATGGTTCTCGACAGTGAGAACGACCAGAGCCGCGAGGCCGCCATGCTGGAACTCCTTCGCTCGCAACGCAGCGAAGGCACGCTGCTGGTCGCTGCCGGCGGCCACGGCTGGACGAAAGAGAGTGCCGCTTCTGTGACGGCACAGGCGCCGCTGGTGTGTCTTGATCGGCTGCCCGAAGGACTTGCAGTGGATTCAGTGTGCGTGGATGATCCACGGGCTGCGGCAATGGCCGTGTCGCATCTGGTTGAGCGCGGTCATCGCGAGATTGCCGTTGTGACCGGTCCGCTGACCCTGCGCAATGAGCAGGCACGGCTTCGCGGGTATCGCACTGCAATGCAGCACCATGGTCTGCAGGTTCGCGAGCGGCTGGTGTGGCAGGCGGGCTTCCAGCCGGCAGAGATTGCGCGTGTCTGCCAGGAAGGCATGCTGGGCGGTCGCGATCGTCCTACGGCCGTGTTCGCCACCAACGGTGTCACCGGCCTGCACATGTTGAAGAGTTTGTATGCCCTTGGGCTTGAGACGCCGCGTGACGTTGCCGTCGTCTGCTTCGATGAGCTGAATGGCGAGGAATTCTTCCGGCCCGGCATCACCACGGTGGTGCAACCGGCGTTCGAGATCGGGTCGCGCGCAGTGCAGGTTCTGCTGCGGCGCATCCGGGGTAAAAGTGACGCGGCACCCCTGGAAACGGTACGTCTTCCAGCGACACTTGTGGTGCGTGAATCGTCGAGTGAGCCAGTTTCCGCAGGGTCGCATACCGCACGGCCCCGAGCAAAAAAGCGAACCTGA